GTATGAAGATTTTTACGAAAAATTACCTTCTTTGATAACACCTAAAGGTTTTTATAATTTTGTTAATAATGATGATTCTAAAGTACCTTCTCATACACTATACTGTGTCATAACTTTAGGAGAAAAAATAAGTGAAGCAATTGGTGAAAAATATGATGATGGTGAATATATAGAAACTCTTTTATTAGATGCTATGGCAGATATGGTGTTATTTGAATATAGCAACCAATTTTATAAACACTTAAAGAAAGAAGCGAGTAAGATGAATTTAGGATTGTCATCTAGAAATTCGCCAGGGGAGAGGGGAATACCTATGGAATATGCTGAGGAAATTTTAAACAAATTAGCTATGCCACAGGAATACAATATAAGTTTAACTTCTGGATTTATGGTAAGGCCTAATAAATCGATGATATACTCCTATAAATGTGATACTAGTTATACGTCTAGTAAAAGAGATCATGATTGCTCTAAGTGTAGCAATGAAAATTGCAAGATGAGGAGTGTGAAAATATGATTTCCATAAAGATAGTGACGGATAATAGGATTTTATCATTAGACCATGATCCTAAGGACAGTCTATTAGATACATTAGTAAAGAATAAGGTATATGTTACAAGTCCTTGTGCAGGAAATGGCACATGCGGTAAGTGTAGGGTAAGAGTTGTAAAGGGCCATGTTCATTATAAGGACAGTAACAACAGATTTTTTTCAGAAGATGAAATAAAAAAAGGCTTTAGACTTGCTTGTGAATCTTATACATGTGAACCTATAACTATAGAGATACCCAAAGATAAGGATAATACTTATAGTATTGAATCTGGGTATGAGAATAATAGAGGGGTTATAAACCCTCTATTAAAAAAACATAAAGTATCCCTTGAAGATGAAATATTAAAAAAATCAATATCAATTACTAAGTCTATCAATGACCTAATGAAAAAGGATTTTTCCTACAGTTATGAAGCTTTAAAGAAATTATCAAGATATTTAGATGTAGGGCTACATAAAAAAGATATTTATATGGTAGAGAGGGATAATTTAATATGTAATATATTCACAAGGAATTGTAAGTTATATGGAGTTGCCATTGACATAGGTACGACTACTATAGCTATGGTCCTTATTGACCTTGAATCAAGTGAAATTATAGATAAATATGCCATACTGAATCCTCAAAAGAAATATGGACATGACGTAATATCAAGAATAAATTATGCATCTAAATCCACAGAAAATTTAGATGAAATTTCTTCATTAATAAGAGATGAGATTTTTAAATCTATACTTCATCTAGCTAAGAAGAATCACATATTATTTGATGATATACACCAGGTTTATATATCAGCGAATACTACTATGATTCAATTATTATTAGGATTACATTCCCATTCCTTGGCTGTTGCACCATTTACAATGATTACAGATTCTCCTATTGAATATAGCTTTAGTGAAGTATTTAATTACACTAAGGGCCATTGTAAGGTGACTTTAACTCCGTCAATATCTGCTTATGTGGGGGGAGATATTACATCGGGCATAATTAGTACTAACATACATAAGGATGAGAACATAAGTCTCTTAATAGACATAGGTACTAACGGAGAGATGGTTTTAGGAAATAGAGATAAAATCTTTTGTGTAGCTACAGCAGCAGGTCCAGCCTTTGAAGGTGCTACCATTAAGTATGGTATTGGTAGCATTGAGGGGGCCATTAGTCATGTGACTATAAAAGATAGGGAAGTAACTTATGAAACTATAGGAGATAAAAGTCCTGTAGGTATTTGTGGTTCTGGAATAATTGATATAACTGCTGAATTAATTAAAAACAATATAATAAAAAAATCGGGAAGATATAATAAAGAATATACAGATACAGATGGGAATTTTCCTATTGCCTGCTTAGACACGGGAGAGAAAATAGTTTTTACCCAAAAAGACATTAGAGAAATACAATTAGCAAAGTCTGCTATACGTTCTGGAATAGAAATACTAATAAGAGAGTACGGATGTTATTATAATGAAATAAAAAATGTATATATGGCAGGAGGATTTGGTAATAAAATATCTATTAAATCTGCCGCACAGATAGGCCTTATACCTGATGAATTAAAGGAAAAGGTAGTGTTTATAGGTAATACGTCCCTAAGTGGTAGTATAGATATGATTTTAGACAAGTCTTCTCAGGAAGATTTAAGATACATTATTGACACAACAAAATATGTAGAACTTTCTACAGACCGCCAATTCCAATCATTGTTTGTTGATTATATGGCCTTTTAAAAAATGAGAATTAGATAAAGTCTAATTCTCATTTTCTTTAATATCTTCCATACTCTTTGGCAGTTTTTATCATTACTTTAGCTTTTTCAAAATCTAAAGGAGCTGGATACTCGCAACCTGTTGCTAATATAAATCCTCCGCCTTTCTTAAACGTATCAATTTCTTTTTTACATTCTTCTTCCACTTCTTCTAAAGTGGCAGTCATAAGCCAACCTGGGTCAACATGACCGATTAAAGTGAGCTTATCTCCATATTTTTCTTTCATATCTTCAAAGGATGAACACTCAGCAGGGTAATGTAGGAATGAAAAAGCAATGGGATTCATTCTCTTTAATTGCACATCAAAGTATGGACCAGCACCACAATTGTGAATCATAACCATAGATCCTAATTCACGAATATGGTTTGCTAACTCTTCCATATACACCCCTTCAAATTTATCCCACATTCTTTTACTCATGATAGTTTTTGATGCAAATAGTGTATCAAACATAATGGCATGGACTCCTTCTTCTATCATGGCTGTACAAAATTCTTTTAAAGTTTCTGTAATTTCTCTTAAACATTTATGTACTTCTTTTGAACAATCTATAAGATCCATAAATAGTTTATCATGTCCTCTAAGCATTCCTGCAATACCTAAAGGTCCAAATACAAAGCCGATTATAGGTTTTTCTTTACCTCTAGCCTTAACTAATTTTTCACATAATTCTATATGTTCGCTCATTCTAGGTGTTTCTCTTGGATTTATTTTTTTTATTTTAGTATAATCTTCTACAGATTTTATTAATCTATTATCATGGGAAGGGCAAGCTGCCTTATCCTCAAAATATAATATTTCCTGTCCCCAGTCTGCAGCTTCTACAGATAAATCTACTAAAGTACAAATAGCATCTAGATCTAATTCATCTGTGGTCTTTATAATGGACTGAGCACAAAGGTCGACATCTTGTGTCCACTCTTTATAATTAATACCTAATTTCTTTCTAGATACACTATTTAAAAGAGGATATACGGGAACTCTATCTGCTTCCTTGTGTTGTAATGTTAATCTTACTCTTTCTAAAGAATTCATATTTATTTCCTCCTAATCGCTGTTCATCATTGAATGGGAAATTATTGTAATTGCTATGTTAATTATACATTTTGTGTAACTGGATTTCTCGTTTAAAAGTACAAATTGTTGGAATATGTAATGGAAATGATTTTTTAATCGGAGAAAATCTAGGGACCGTGATAATAGAGGGATAGAAGCTAGTGTGTATATATATTTAGCTTCATAATTACACATATATGTATAGTTATGAAGCTAAATATATATTAGAGACCTTTCATATGTAAATTTTCCTTATAAATAGGTGAGTTATTGTAGATTTTCCTTATAAATTTATAGAAATAGAGATTTTGTAGCAAAAAATATATATTATGATAATAAGAGAACTTTCATAAACTTTATAAAATAAAAAATAAGAATTAGATTTTCTCTAATTCTTATTTTTTATATTTATTATATATATGCTATTACATCCATTTCAATGTCTAAATCATCATATAATTCTTTCACTGCAACAGTAACACGAGCTGGTGGATTTACTGAAAAAAATTCTTTATAAACTTCGTTCATATCTTCAAACTTTTCCATAGAAGAAATATATACATTGCACTTTAATACTTTATCCAAACTTGAACCTGCTTCTTCTAATATATTTTTAATATTATGCAAAACTCTTCTTGTCTGTCGTGCTATACTATCTCTCTCCATTTCACTTGTTTCAGGATTGATGCATATTTGACCTGATAAAAAAATCATGTTATTATGAACAACAGCTTGAGAGTAGGGTCCTACAGCTAGTGGTGCTTTATCTATCGAAATGATTTTTTTCATTGGAATAACCTCCTGATATGTATTTTGTTAGATATATTATTAATACATCCTGAGGGTTTTAACTAGGCTAAGGCCTCTATTGCTCCTACATCTCTAAGAGCATCTCTTTCATCTTGTTCTTTAGCAAGCTTCTGTCCAGTTGGTGTTATACATAGGCCACCATTACATGTACATCTTAATTCACTAGGCAGCTGAGCTCCAACTCTAAACATGGTTTCTGCTGATTCATCTAGTGGAATACAACCATCAAATCCACCCATAACAATGTTAGCTGATACTACTGCATTAGCTGCTGACATGGCATTTCTACTAATACAAGGAACCTGTACAAGACCAGCAACAGGATCACAAATAGTACCAAGTATGTTTTGGATAGCTATAGACGCTGCATTAAGGGCTTGTTCAGTTGTACCTCCAAGGTAGTGCATTAATCCTCCAGCGGCCATAGCAGATGCAGCTCCAGGTTCTACTTGACATCCATAAAGTTCAGCAGAATAGTTATGGTCTTTAGACATACAAATAC
This window of the Anaeromicrobium sediminis genome carries:
- a CDS encoding ASKHA domain-containing protein, with protein sequence MISIKIVTDNRILSLDHDPKDSLLDTLVKNKVYVTSPCAGNGTCGKCRVRVVKGHVHYKDSNNRFFSEDEIKKGFRLACESYTCEPITIEIPKDKDNTYSIESGYENNRGVINPLLKKHKVSLEDEILKKSISITKSINDLMKKDFSYSYEALKKLSRYLDVGLHKKDIYMVERDNLICNIFTRNCKLYGVAIDIGTTTIAMVLIDLESSEIIDKYAILNPQKKYGHDVISRINYASKSTENLDEISSLIRDEIFKSILHLAKKNHILFDDIHQVYISANTTMIQLLLGLHSHSLAVAPFTMITDSPIEYSFSEVFNYTKGHCKVTLTPSISAYVGGDITSGIISTNIHKDENISLLIDIGTNGEMVLGNRDKIFCVATAAGPAFEGATIKYGIGSIEGAISHVTIKDREVTYETIGDKSPVGICGSGIIDITAELIKNNIIKKSGRYNKEYTDTDGNFPIACLDTGEKIVFTQKDIREIQLAKSAIRSGIEILIREYGCYYNEIKNVYMAGGFGNKISIKSAAQIGLIPDELKEKVVFIGNTSLSGSIDMILDKSSQEDLRYIIDTTKYVELSTDRQFQSLFVDYMAF
- a CDS encoding uroporphyrinogen decarboxylase family protein, whose product is MNSLERVRLTLQHKEADRVPVYPLLNSVSRKKLGINYKEWTQDVDLCAQSIIKTTDELDLDAICTLVDLSVEAADWGQEILYFEDKAACPSHDNRLIKSVEDYTKIKKINPRETPRMSEHIELCEKLVKARGKEKPIIGFVFGPLGIAGMLRGHDKLFMDLIDCSKEVHKCLREITETLKEFCTAMIEEGVHAIMFDTLFASKTIMSKRMWDKFEGVYMEELANHIRELGSMVMIHNCGAGPYFDVQLKRMNPIAFSFLHYPAECSSFEDMKEKYGDKLTLIGHVDPGWLMTATLEEVEEECKKEIDTFKKGGGFILATGCEYPAPLDFEKAKVMIKTAKEYGRY
- a CDS encoding Rid family detoxifying hydrolase, whose product is MKKIISIDKAPLAVGPYSQAVVHNNMIFLSGQICINPETSEMERDSIARQTRRVLHNIKNILEEAGSSLDKVLKCNVYISSMEKFEDMNEVYKEFFSVNPPARVTVAVKELYDDLDIEMDVIAYI